A DNA window from Salarias fasciatus chromosome 23 unlocalized genomic scaffold, fSalaFa1.1 super_scaffold_20, whole genome shotgun sequence contains the following coding sequences:
- the LOC115383850 gene encoding periodic tryptophan protein 2 homolog → MKFAYKFSNLLGAVYRQGNLSFSPDGNSVISPVGNRLSVFNLKNNTSETLPIATSKNISCVGVSPDGNVAVVVDEDGAALLVSLVTRAVLHHFHFHRAVHSVSFSPDGRRFVVTKENVALMYHAPGKRRNFNAFVLDKSYYGPYDETTCIDWTDDSKCFVVGSKDMSSWVFGAERWVNLIYYSLGGHKDVMVGCFFEKDSLDLYTVSQDGTLCVWESDTGLDGLFLSRKEQKASAQEEDEEEEERGEGEVIRGKVESQKDKKEKNVRYRQRSKHFFNKEGDFNKLTAATFHKQTHLLVTGFESGVFHLHELPEFNLIHSLSIADQRISSIAINSSGDWIGFGCSRMGQLLVWEWQSESYVFKQQGHFNNMATLAYSPDGQYIATGGDDGKVKVWNTHSGLCFVTFTEHSSSITGITFTSSGFVILSASLDGTVRAFDLHRYRNFRTFTSPRSVQFSSLAVDASGELVSAGAQDSFQIFLWSMQTGRLLEVLGGHEGPVSGLSFSPVQSVLASVSWDRTVRLWDMKDSWQVKETLALSADGLAVAYRPDGLELAVATLNGEISFWNPQSAAQTGSVSGRHDLQTGRKETDKITAKQLAKGKSFTSLCYSADGESVLAGGQSKFVCIYNVKEQMLLKKFEISCNLSFDAMEEFLDRRKMTEWGSLALVDEGAGEEGGVDISLPGVRKGDMSSRHFKPEIRVSSLRFSPTGRSFAAASTEGLLIYSLDSSLLFDPYDLDLDVTPAGVRRQLQLQEWTAAIVMSFRLNEKLLKQEVLEAVPHQQIRVVCSSLPDVYVEKLLGFVASCLDSSAHLQFYLTWAQSLLMLHGHKLKNRSVAMLPTLQALQRSIQRHVDGLSKLCDFNMYNIRYAVALSKQRGVKRGAEEDEEEEEEDKDEGLSEEMSEVSVEDMTL, encoded by the exons ATGAAGTTCGCTTATAAA ttcTCAAACCTTTTAGGAGCGGTGTATCGTCAGGGGAACCTGAGTTTCTCCCCAGATGGGAACAGTGTGATCAGCCCAGTGGGAAACAGACTGTCAGTGTTCAACCTGAAGAA TAACACCTCAGAGACGTTACCCATCGCCACCTCAAAGAACATCAGCTGTGTGGGAGTTTCGCCTGACGGGAATGTTGCTGTGGTGGTGGATGAAG ACGGAGCGGCCCTGCTGGTCAGCCTGGTCACTCGAGCCGTCCTCCACCACTTCCACTTCCACAGAGCCGTACACAGCGTGTCGTTCTCGCCTGACGGCAG GAGGTTTGTGGTGACCAAGGAGAACGTCGCCCTGATGTACCACGCTCCAGGAAAACGACGCAACTTCAACGCCTTCGTGCTGGATAAGAGTTACTACGGGCCGTACGATGAGACCACCTGTATCGACTGGACCGACGACTCCAA GTGTTTCGTGGTGGGCAGCAAGGACATGTCCTCCTGGGTGTTTGGAGCAGAGCGCTGGGTGAACCTCATCTACTACTCCCTGGGGGGGCACAAGGACGTGATGGTGGGCTGCTTCTTCGAGAAGGACAGTCTGGAC ctgtacACAGTGAGTCAGGACGggacgctgtgtgtgtgggagagcgACACGGGGCTGGACGGCCTCTTCCTCAGCAGGAAAGAACAGAAAGCCTCGgcacaggaggaagatgaggaggaggaggagagaggcgaGGGGGAGGTGATCAGAGGGAAAGTGGAATCCCAGAAGgacaagaaagagaagaacGTCCGATACCGACAGAGGAGCAA acaCTTCTTCAACAAAGAGGGAGACTTTAACAAGCTGACCGCCGCCACCtttcacaaacagacacacctCCTGGTTACCGGGTTCGAGTCTGGGGTCTTCCACCTGCACGAACTCCCCGAGTTTAATCTGATCCACTCTCTGAG TATTGCGGATCAGAGGATTTCGTCTATAGCAATAAACTCCTCCGGGGACTGGATCGGCTTTGGCTGCTCGC GGATGGGGCAGCTGCTGGTGTGGGAGTGGCAGAGCGAATCGTACGTCTTCAAGCAGCAGGGACACTTCAACAACATGGCGACGCTGGCGTACTCGCCGGACGGACAGTACATCGCCACAGGAGGAGACGACGGCAAA GTGAAGGTGTGGAACACACACAGCGGACTCTGCTTCGTCACCTTCACCGaacacagcagctccatcaccGGCATCACCTTCACCTCCAGCGGCTTCGTCATCCTCAGCGCCTCCCTTGACGGCACGGTGCGCGCCTTCGACCTGCACAG GTACAGGAACTTCCGGACGTTCACGTCTCCCCGCTCCGTGCAGTTCTCCTCCCTGGCTGTAGATGCCAGCGGAGAGCTGGTGAGCGCCGGAGCTCAGGACTCCTTCCAGATCTTTCTCTGGTCCATGCAGACGGGCCGTCTGCTGGAG GTCCTGGGGGGTCACGAGGGTCCGGTCAGTGGTCTGAGCTTCAGCCCGGTCCAGTCGGTCCTGGCCAGCGTGTCGTGGGACCGCACCGTGCGGCTGTGGGACATGAAGGACAGCTGGCAGGTCAAAGAGACCCTCGCTCTGAGCGCCGACG GCCTGGCGGTGGCGTACCGGCCCGACGGCCTGGAGCTGGCGGTGGCCACGCTGAACGGAGAGATCTCCTTCTGGAACCCGCAGAGCGCCGCGCAGACCGGGTCCGTGTCCGGGCGCCACGACCTGCAGACGGGCCGCAAGGAGACGGACAAGATCACCGCCAAGCAGCTCGCCAAGGGGAA gTCCTTCACCTCTCTGTGTTACTCGGCCGATGGGGAGTCGGTGCTGGCCGGGGGTCAGTCCAAGTTCGTTTGTATCTACAACGTGAAGGAGCAGATGCTCCTCAAGAAGTTTGAAATCTCCTGCAACCTGTCGTTCGACGCCATGGAG GAGTTCCTGGACCGGAGGAAGATGACGGAGTGGGGCAGCCTGGCGCTGGTGGATGAaggggcgggggaggaggggggcgtggACATCAGCCTCCCCGGGGTCCGCAAAG GCGACATGAGTTCCCGCCACTTCAAGCCGGAGATCAGAGTCAGCTCGCTGCGCTTCTCCCCGACAG GGCGCAGCTTTGCGGCGGCGTCCACCGAGGGTCTGCTGATCTACTCGCTGGACAGCTCGCTGCTCTTCGACCCCTACGACCTTGACCTGGACGTGACCCCGGCCGGCGTGCgcagacagctgcagctgcaggagtggACGGCCGCCATCGTCATGTCCTTCCGGCTCAACGAGAAGCTCCTGAAGCAGGAGGTGCTGGAGGCGGTGCCGCACCAGCaga tccGGGTGGTGTGCAGCTCTCTTCCTGACGTGTACGTGGAGAAGCTGCTGGGTTTCGTGGCGTCCTGTCTGGACTCGTCGGCTCACCTGCAGTTCTACCTGACGTGGGCTCAGAGCCTCCTCATGCTGCACGGGCACAAGCTGAAGAACAG GTCGGTGGCCATGCTGCCCACGCTGCAGGCGCTGCAGAGGAGCATCCAGAGACACGTCGACGGTCTGTCCAAACT ctGCGACTTCAACATGTACAACATCCGGTACGCCGTCGCCCTCTCCAAGCAGAGAGGAGTGAAGCGTGGcgccgaggaggacgaggaggaggaggaggaagataaaGATGAAGGGCTGTCTGAGGAGATGAGTGAAGTGTCTGTGGAAGACATGACGCTCTAG
- the LOC115383859 gene encoding PI-PLC X domain-containing protein 1-like isoform X2, whose protein sequence is MSGWNPDRDSDLDPGWNVDWMSRLPPRLHDVPLWELAIPGSHDSMSFCLDASSPLLPSQPCILTLCDRVLPRCTRTCVFRWATTQQSVLSQQCDLGVRFLDLRVAKKPKAGGDLYFAHGLYTKLRVKETLQELSCWLDLHPSEVFIIAFSHFESLTDEDHTHLMNLITSLFTHKLVYSKEIPTLRSCWVRGQQLVVSYDREQEQHPELWPGIPYWYADSPDPLEVVSYLEERQREGRPAGFYVCGLNLTEDAACVLLHPLDDLRKMTVKAAAPLLRWAAAQRAGPGAAAVNIICCDFVGLIADFCSRVIALNYKPLLAVTMATLLHTQGALTIS, encoded by the exons ATGTCGGGCTGGAACCCGGACCGGGATTCGGACCTGGACCCGGGATGGAATGTGGACTGGATGTCTCGTCTGCCGCCGCGGCTGCACGACGTCCCGCTGTGGGAGCTCGCTATCCCGG GGAGCCATGACAGCATGTCCTTCTGCCTGGACGCGTCCTCCCCGCTGCTGCCGTCCCAGCCCTGCATCCTCACCCTCTGCGACCGTGTCCTGCCCCGCTGCACGCGGACATGCGTCTTCCGCTGGGCCACCACGCAG CAGTCGGTGCTCAGTCAGCAGTGTGATCTGGGCGTTCGGTTCTTGGACCTGCGCGTGGCCAAGAAGCCCAAAGCGGGAGGAGACCTGTACTTCGCTCACGGTCTGTACACAAAGCTTCGAGTCAAG gagacTCTGCAGGAACTCTCCTGTTGGCTCGACCTTCATCCCTCCGAAGTCTTCATCATTGCATTCTCTCACTTCGAATCTCTGACTGATGAAGACCACACACACTTGATGAATTTAATCACCTctctgttcacacacaaactggTCTACtccaag GAAATTCCCACCCTGCGCTCCTgttgggtcagaggtcagcagcttGTCGTGTCCTACgacagagagcaggagcagcatcCTGAGCTGTGGCCAGGAATTCCGTACTG GTACGCCGACAGCCCCGATCCTCTGGAGGTGGTCTCCTACTTGGAGGAGCGGCAGCGCGAAGGACGACCAG CTGGTTTCTACGTGTGCGGTCTGAACCTAACCGAGGACGCCGCGTGCGTGCTGCTGCACCCGCTGGACGACCTGAGGAAGATGACGGTGAaggcggcggcgccgctgctGCGCTGGGCGGCGGCACAGCGCGCCGGCCCCGGGGCCGCCGCCGTCAACATCATCTGCTGCGACTTCGTGGGCCTCATCGCCGACTTCTGTTCGCGCGTCATCGCCCTCAACTACAAACCACTGCTGGCCGTTACCATGGCAACGCTGCTGCACACACAAGGCGCTCTAACGATATCCTGA
- the LOC115383859 gene encoding PI-PLC X domain-containing protein 1-like isoform X1 translates to MSGWNPDRDSDLDPGWNVDWMSRLPPRLHDVPLWELAIPGSHDSMSFCLDASSPLLPSQPCILTLCDRVLPRCTRTCVFRWATTQQQSVLSQQCDLGVRFLDLRVAKKPKAGGDLYFAHGLYTKLRVKETLQELSCWLDLHPSEVFIIAFSHFESLTDEDHTHLMNLITSLFTHKLVYSKEIPTLRSCWVRGQQLVVSYDREQEQHPELWPGIPYWYADSPDPLEVVSYLEERQREGRPAGFYVCGLNLTEDAACVLLHPLDDLRKMTVKAAAPLLRWAAAQRAGPGAAAVNIICCDFVGLIADFCSRVIALNYKPLLAVTMATLLHTQGALTIS, encoded by the exons ATGTCGGGCTGGAACCCGGACCGGGATTCGGACCTGGACCCGGGATGGAATGTGGACTGGATGTCTCGTCTGCCGCCGCGGCTGCACGACGTCCCGCTGTGGGAGCTCGCTATCCCGG GGAGCCATGACAGCATGTCCTTCTGCCTGGACGCGTCCTCCCCGCTGCTGCCGTCCCAGCCCTGCATCCTCACCCTCTGCGACCGTGTCCTGCCCCGCTGCACGCGGACATGCGTCTTCCGCTGGGCCACCACGCAG cAGCAGTCGGTGCTCAGTCAGCAGTGTGATCTGGGCGTTCGGTTCTTGGACCTGCGCGTGGCCAAGAAGCCCAAAGCGGGAGGAGACCTGTACTTCGCTCACGGTCTGTACACAAAGCTTCGAGTCAAG gagacTCTGCAGGAACTCTCCTGTTGGCTCGACCTTCATCCCTCCGAAGTCTTCATCATTGCATTCTCTCACTTCGAATCTCTGACTGATGAAGACCACACACACTTGATGAATTTAATCACCTctctgttcacacacaaactggTCTACtccaag GAAATTCCCACCCTGCGCTCCTgttgggtcagaggtcagcagcttGTCGTGTCCTACgacagagagcaggagcagcatcCTGAGCTGTGGCCAGGAATTCCGTACTG GTACGCCGACAGCCCCGATCCTCTGGAGGTGGTCTCCTACTTGGAGGAGCGGCAGCGCGAAGGACGACCAG CTGGTTTCTACGTGTGCGGTCTGAACCTAACCGAGGACGCCGCGTGCGTGCTGCTGCACCCGCTGGACGACCTGAGGAAGATGACGGTGAaggcggcggcgccgctgctGCGCTGGGCGGCGGCACAGCGCGCCGGCCCCGGGGCCGCCGCCGTCAACATCATCTGCTGCGACTTCGTGGGCCTCATCGCCGACTTCTGTTCGCGCGTCATCGCCCTCAACTACAAACCACTGCTGGCCGTTACCATGGCAACGCTGCTGCACACACAAGGCGCTCTAACGATATCCTGA